From Rhododendron vialii isolate Sample 1 chromosome 7a, ASM3025357v1:
CTACTTTGAagaataataaaattcttttgttgTTCGTCCTCTATATCCATTCACTTCACTAaatttgcttccagagaagttttgaaatacggcaaggaaccaagcTCCACCTTTACAAATATCCACAGTCAGCACTTCAAATATTTCCCTGTCGACTATAGACAGTAAgtgaaaaatagacaaacaaaatcCAAGACCAacttgccgagcaaaaaaaaaaatccaagaccAACCAGTcaaagttatatatatatatatatatatatagagagagagagagagagagagagagagagagagaagtgaggaatcagaaaaataattttttttttacgttaacccaaatattttgagaaatacaaTCAACTGTAGGGAATAAAAACCAGAACACAATTATCAACCCGATAAAGACGTAACACATTGCGTATAACTATCATACAAAGAACCAAAAATGTTGTGCACTTCACCAATCCTTTGCTATAAATTGTGCACTCCCGTTGCTCTGATGaattatactctctctctctctctctctctctctctctctctctctctctcattgcaCGCTATAGCCTATAGTGAATTTCTCGGTCTCACACTCTCACTTTCAAGTTCCTATAACCACCTTCTGACGGTCTGTTAGGCTTGTGTTTCGgtatgtactctctctctctctctgtgtccaATATTCTGATGCTTTAGAAGTGAATCTATTACCCCAACTTGCTAGCACTAAATTATTGTTCTATGTGTCACCTTTTGGCTTTTGGGCGGTAGTCGTCGAGAAAGTTTTTAAACTAGTAATTATAGACTGTACTTCCTAGACAAATTAAGGTCTCGTGTCCCAGTGATTTCGGACCAACGGAGCGGGAAGaattaaacaattaaaaaatgaatagaTTTCACTTACATACATGTATGTTTCTGACACAAGCAGAGACCTCTATTgaggtttttgttttgaaataccGGCCACTAACCTCCCTTACTTTTTGAACAAGTATCACGACTTTCCAAATTACTAACAAAGCTCTCACACAGAGCTTAATTTGTATACTAACACACACACTGCTACATTTTGTACACAAAATGTGTGGAGTTCACTTAAATATGTGGTAGTGAAGAGTTCATGTGGTTTCATAGGGACATGGAATAATTATTCATTGACTACTACCCCCTTAAGATTTGACTGTCTCTCATCGACGCAACACGTCTTACATATCGGGACGGTAAATATATATCTCATTTTTATTTCAGTCATCTTACCAAAATTATGCCAAATCTTGCTCCGTCTCGTTTACTTTGAGCCTAGTGAGCTCTTCTCCCGTATATCTCATCATTATATTAGACGTCCGTGTATCTTAGCGATTTTTGCCTTGTAGAGCCAAAAACCCACGTCAATCTATGTCCTCTTCACGTCTCGCCATTCTAATTAGCCCGGACGCGAAATGTCAAAATCTTGCATCAACAACGTTTATTGCTGCAAAATCACGTCGAATTCTGGTCTGCACACGCTCATTTCCTTCGTTGATTTCTCGTCAATTAATTATGTGGCCACAAGTAGTAGCCAAAATATTGCTCCAAAGTCATTATTCCGTCTTGAAATGGCTTATTATCGTCAAAATATCGCCTCGATGTCTACTTGAAAGCAATATCTCATCTCTTAAGTCTGATTTCATCAAATATGTATCACCGTATCGTCTAATCTGTCCACTTTTTGCAATACGTACATCTTTGTTCCCTTAATATAATGTCTTGAAAATCAACTTATGAACGCCCCAAATCATCTAATTGTATAATCTATATTGGACAAATATCGCATGATGTCAACTCCTACATTGATTTTTGGTTATAGCACAAGTCTCATGAAAATATCGTGACCGGCTTGATATCTCAGAAAACAAAACGTATTGCGGCTCGGCTCCTCAATCTCTCGTGTTGTATATGGCTATACGCTATGTAGATAAATCGATCGAGGTGGTGATGACCTAGATTCCGATCAATTTTTATACAATTATTTGACCAAAATAGAATTCGTGGTTAAAGTCTTCAATCATTAGAATTCGGTTATGTAAACAAATtctagtacttttttttttaggtctTGAACAATGCACTATTGGTTTTTTTCTGTGGACACAATCAATTTATGAGTTTATTGTTTAATCATATAGTAAATTCGATTATGttggccgataaaaaaaaatccgattATGCTGGATTCTTCTATGCAAAATATTAATTACGTTAAACAACTTAGTTTTACTTCCCTGAGTAGTTTAATGCAAGCACATATTTGATTCGTAGCTAGCTTCAAATTTCGTGAATTAACTCCccataaaaatttattgaaaatttcatTACACTTCACAAGAATAGATTCTAAAACCTATTACTGATGTGTAGAATATATGCTAATTGATTTTGGAATCAGCTGCAAAAAGAAGATATCGATGTTATAAAGTCGATTTAGCTTAAATTACTGGTTACAGTATAAGTTACGAGTTTTCTGGTTGAAAGTTATGAACCCCATTGGTCtgacttagttttttttttataggctcCGACCTAGTATTTTGAATAGTTTTGGCGTTAGTTATAGTTGTTTGAGGCAAGTAATATGAGACGTTGTAGCTAGGCACATCCTTAAAACCTATGAACTGCCGCTTAGAATTTGTGGTATGTTTGCTTTTTCTTATGAATGATTGTGACTTTCTTATGATCGTTTGTGGTTGTCGGCTAAGTTTGTTGTGGCATTTAAAATTTAGTTATGAGATATTTGTTGTCCAGCTTATGTAGGTTTTTCGTTTGGTGTATATAGTATGTTTTTATTAGGTGTATTGAAACAATGGTAGCAACCATTAGAATGTTAACTTAATTCCGAGCCCACCAAGATAGTAGTTCAACTGATTGGAGTAGCTATTGATCAATTCAACCGGTGTTAAGTTCGATACTTCTGACCATAATGGTCGGAGAGGGGGCTCCCATGTAATTTGCACTTCGTCGGGGCTAATAACGAAGTCTGTGGCGTGGTGACGGATCAATATTTTTTCCTTGCTGAGTTAGCTGTATAGTTGAAATCCTAACATTTTAGGTCCAGTGAATTACCCAGTTGATCGGGAGACACTACGTTGCTTCAATTTAGCCTACCTTCTTtaccgaggaaaaaaaaaatctttagtCCTGAGTACAATAGGGGGGAAAAAACAATAGGAAAAAATCAAGGATTCGTGTCAATTGAACTATTGATATTTCTATGCATTTGGagtttatctctctctctctctctctctctctctctctctctctctctctcctacgaAACCTACAAACAAAAGACaagtaaattttaaaaactttgatcATCcgcagtttttatttttcttccaaaaacttATTAGAAAACCAATCCGAGTACATCAAGAGCATCACCAAACCATTTCTATATCTGAAATGACCCCTTACAAACTTACCATGCCCagatccaaaaacaaaaaccaaaaaaaaaaaagaacacttaCCTGGTCCGGTAATACCCTTGTGTCCCGCTAGGGGATTGAACACTAGAGTTATCAGCATAAAGGCTCTTTATTTGTGCAAGTCACTCGCACTTCACAAATAGACTAACATTCTATTGACTTTCATAGTCCCCAGCCCCTACTCTTGTATTCTAAGAACAGTCACTTTATGAATATATTATCAAAGGTCatgtctgtctccaatcctctccCGCTCATACCTCCAATGATTGAGAACTAAATGGGTTATGTTGTTGATGTTCTTCTTGTTGTCCCCAGCCCCTACACTCATACACATGGGTTCATGGTTCCAAATGTCAGTATCCATAACGACATCGGTTGCGATATTGTGGTTTTCAGGTGTAACTGTCATCGCGTATTGATATTAGTCACTAGAGACATggaattttttaaacttctgcacaaaattggaaaaaattacTAATACTGTAACGTCCGTAGCGGCCATATTTTGCCCGTAACAGGTCCGTTACAGCCGTTAAGTATCACCAATACTTATGCGAATTTCCTTCACACTGCAATATCAATCATAACCTACCGATACCGATACATATCAGTCGATATTGTGATGTATCACCGATATTTCGAACCATGCATGGGTTAGTTATGATATGATAAGTAACAGTTACGGGAACTCGCAGGAAAAAAGGTTATCTATCGTCGTTGCCTGACCTATATAGTGTCAAGACCAAACAACAATAGTCGCcgttccaaaaaagaaaaaaacgccattgaaaaaaacataaaactaCACTAGGCAAGTCAGTGGTTTCAAGTTAATGCGCTGGCACtgcttcaattttattttatttttaattgtttttcttcCCTCGTTACAGCATAGAAGAGAGAATCATGCCGTGCTACAGGAtctgcaaacaaacaaaagattaCAACAATATGAGAGCACTGAGGAAATGGTGGGAAGAATGGGATCTGAGGATTCTAATTCTCTACATCCTCATTGCTCAGTTATACCTTCATTTCTTCGGACGACTCCGTAGAAAGAATAAGTCACTGTTGATGATGATTGTGAGTGTTTGGTTACTCTACTTATTTTCTGATTTGTTAGCAACAATTGCTCTTGGAAAGCTCTCCAAGATCAAAGTTGACGATAACAGTAAAGACAATTCCATCAAGCCAAAGGGACATTCCAACAAAATTACAATGGGCGAAGAAGCGCTTAGGGTAATGTGGGCACCCCTGGTCTTGTTCTATCTCGGGGGTCCGGATACCATTACCGTCTTACGCGCTGAGGAAAATCAGTTGTGGATGAGACACCTCATAGGACTTTTAACCCAAGGCCTAAGAACAGCTTATGCCCTGATAGTAACCTGGAATAAAGAAGGATTGTCTCTTCTGGCCCTGCTGGTGTTTGTTCCTGGTATTATCAAgtatggagagagagtgtgggtaGTCAGGTCAAGATCCCATGACTACAAGGGTTTTTCTAAGGCAGATTTAGGCGAAATAGACAAAATCATTGCTTCGCGAGCAGCTTCGCGACCGACTGCGAACCTGGTGCTCCTAGCATATTCCTGGTTCCGGACCTTATTGCCTCATAATAGAAGTTACAAGAGTGATACGACGACATTGGAAATTTTGAAAGCAAGGTTTCGTGACTCGGTTAAAATGGGTAGTATTGATGCTTTCAAACTGATTGAGATCGAGTTGGGTTTGATGTATGACATGCTCTTCAGCAAGGTAGGCACGATTTTTACTGTATGGGGAAGCGTACTTAGATTTCTTAGCTTCTCTTTGATTCTTTCTGTGCTTGTGATATACATCACGTGTGACAAGCCTCGCGGGCATTTGGAAGGTGATCATATTGTAACCGTCATTCTGTTAGCTGGAGCCATTTTTTTGGAGATAGCTGGCATTATTGTGCAACTTGTTTCGGATTGGGCCATGGTTTGGGCATATAAGAATGGAAGTAAGTGGGCTAATTGGGTTCTCTTTCTACACGAAATTGTAAATTCTAAAAGCCAGAGGTGGTCTGGGTTAATGGGGCAATTCAGTTTGCGGGAGTTCTGCGAAAACTACAAGCCTCCTGTGTTCAATACGAAATGGGAGAGGCCTTTTGGCAGGGAAAAAATGTTGAAGAGATTCAGCTTACAGAAGAGGCCAGACCATCGCTTGAAAGATACAATCATTCGTCACCTTGTCGATAAATCAGAGAAAGCTGCAGTTGGTGATACTTCACAGACATCAACTCAGAAAATCGCAAGTGTTGATAAGGTGCAGACTTTAACAGAAAGGATTGTCATCTGGCACGTTGCTACCGAAGTTTGTTATGAGTCGGATCATCCTAAAATTTTTGGTAAGGATGAGGTGAAGCTGAAAGTGGCCAAACTACTCTCCGACTACATGATGTATTTGCTTGTTGCATGTCCTGATAGATTTCCTTTCTGCAAAAACTACCAGATTGTGCAAGATTCCGCTGATATGAAGAAACTTTTTCACGGAGTGGTATTGAATGAGGGCAACACCACCAAGATGTCATCACTGGTGAACGGGGCACAAGAACTTGTTCTAGATATGAAGGAGAATCCGAAGAGGTGGGATATCATGGGCAGCATGTGGGTTGAGATATTGTGCGATGCCGCGACGAATTGCCCAGTGAAGAACCACATTCAAGAGCTTCGACATGGGGGAGAGTTTCTCACCCATGTCTGGCTTTTGCTATTGCACTTTGGCACACCGAAGGAGCTAGAGAGAAGCAAGTCTAGACTAAAGGATGAAAAAGACAGCGGGGCAAAAAGTACCGGTAGTACCGTTGGAGACATTGCGGGGAATCAGATTGACGAGGGTGAATATGATATACAAGCTGCTAACGAAGACCTTGAGCAGAATAAAGTTGCCGGTGATTGGACTTCTTCGATCCTCTAATTAAGAAGTTGAGCAGAATAAAGTTGAGGGTTGGACTTCTAATTCGATTTGATAATCTAATGGAGAGAAATGctgtaaattgtaatatttcTATTTATGGTTTGCTTCTGAAGTGTGTTTGTTTTTAGGAAACACTCCCTGGTCTTCTGGTGTAAAATTTCAGGACCGGTTGGTACTATTATGTCTGCATGTCTCTGTGTGATAATAATAATGCTGTTTAATTGCTAAACTAGTGTAATGATATTTCAGTCTTTTATCACTATGGAGTACCGCATGATATACGTAGGTGGTGGTATGCAAGATTGAATGAAGAGAATCATATGTTAGGTGAAATCCACACTTACCAGCTCTTTTATATACACCTGGAGGTAGACTCTTTAGGTTCCCAGGCGGCTCTATCTGCAATGTTTTTTAATGCCGGTTTCAAATCTTCATAATTGTTTTGAAGATGATACCCAACCATGTTTTCCAATCTTCTCGCACCCAGAAGCAAGAGGGAACGACAAAGGGCAACAGAGTGATCACAAGAATAGCAAAAGAGGCCTATTGAAATGTTGCCTGTCAAAACAACTAGTTAAAGTTCAGTAGAAGAAACTGGTCAGGATAAGAAGAAACTGCAAGCTGGTGGTCAAAATACTTTCCGACTACAAGATGTATTTGCTTGTTGCATGTCCTTCAAGATTCCCCTTCAGCAACGAATATGACAAGATTATGAAGGATTATGCAGCTATGAAGGAACTCTTTGATGGACGAGCATTGGGATCGTCCAGACCGAAAGGGGTTGAGAATGAGAGCGACACCACCAATATCCCACTAGAGGCACAAAGACTTGTGCTAAGATATAAAGGGGAATCCGAAGAGGTGGGATATCATAGGCAGCATGTGGGTGGATCGAGATGTTGTGCTATACTGCAATAAAATGCCCATGGAACAACCACATTCAAGGGCTTCGAAATGGGGGAGAGTTTCTCACACATGTCTGGCTTCTGCTTATGCACTTTGGCATAACGAGAAAGCTAGAGGGAAGTGACTCTCTCTAGCTTGAACGCTGAAGAAAGAGACGACGATGGCGGGACAAAAAAATACTGTGTGTGAGGGCTGCTTTTCCTGGTGAAGCAATAATCAGAACACGGTCGAGGGTTGCACTGTTGGTAAATTCACAGAGGTACGAATCATTGGGAAATCAGTAAAAATAACTCAAAACAAGAGAGAAGTGGTTCGAAACCCTAACCTTATGCGGTGCCCCATTGTTGACCACCGGTGGTTGCCGACGACTAagcagaggaagaggaggaggaggagagactaagagcccgttccagaacaccttcttagaaaataagtacttatttcatattttcaaactcaaaaataatataaacgaaaaataaatttttaattttttttgcaccgtattaaagatctcattgagatatcttaaataagattcatattgcatagttttagattttaataaactcattatttttgagcttgaaattacttcttaaaaaataagtactttttcttctttctggaacggagc
This genomic window contains:
- the LOC131334196 gene encoding uncharacterized protein LOC131334196, with protein sequence MPCYRICKQTKDYNNMRALRKWWEEWDLRILILYILIAQLYLHFFGRLRRKNKSLLMMIVSVWLLYLFSDLLATIALGKLSKIKVDDNSKDNSIKPKGHSNKITMGEEALRVMWAPLVLFYLGGPDTITVLRAEENQLWMRHLIGLLTQGLRTAYALIVTWNKEGLSLLALLVFVPGIIKYGERVWVVRSRSHDYKGFSKADLGEIDKIIASRAASRPTANLVLLAYSWFRTLLPHNRSYKSDTTTLEILKARFRDSVKMGSIDAFKLIEIELGLMYDMLFSKVGTIFTVWGSVLRFLSFSLILSVLVIYITCDKPRGHLEGDHIVTVILLAGAIFLEIAGIIVQLVSDWAMVWAYKNGSKWANWVLFLHEIVNSKSQRWSGLMGQFSLREFCENYKPPVFNTKWERPFGREKMLKRFSLQKRPDHRLKDTIIRHLVDKSEKAAVGDTSQTSTQKIASVDKVQTLTERIVIWHVATEVCYESDHPKIFGKDEVKLKVAKLLSDYMMYLLVACPDRFPFCKNYQIVQDSADMKKLFHGVVLNEGNTTKMSSLVNGAQELVLDMKENPKRWDIMGSMWVEILCDAATNCPVKNHIQELRHGGEFLTHVWLLLLHFGTPKELERSKSRLKDEKDSGAKSTGSTVGDIAGNQIDEGEYDIQAANEDLEQNKVAGDWTSSIL